One Betaproteobacteria bacterium genomic window carries:
- a CDS encoding ABC transporter ATP-binding protein yields MATLDLINVQKSFGPIKILHDISISLADGEFLVLVGPSGCGKSTLMNIIAGLEEPSAGQLQLDGRDITPLPPADRNISMVFQSYALYPNMTVAKNIEFPLAMRKVEKSKRAERVKSVAKLLQIEHLLERKPRQLSGGQRQRVAIGRALAREPRLYLFDEPLSNLDAQLRLDMRTEIKKLHQRLGATIVYVTHDQIEAMTLATRIAVMKGGVLQQLGTPYEVYNRPANTFVAGFMGSPRMNLIKARLAQNSSGLALDIQTGTRPPVRIDLPDMPSAMSAHIGSEVIAGIRAEAVNLARAGMVAGQTERVFDARVEVIEPTGADTLVVLDLGGNEFTVRLEPDVSLKPGQDARFFVDLAKLVCFDAKTERLIA; encoded by the coding sequence ATGGCTACGCTGGATCTGATCAATGTGCAGAAGAGCTTCGGCCCGATAAAGATCCTCCATGACATTTCCATCAGCCTCGCCGACGGCGAATTCCTGGTGCTGGTCGGCCCGTCGGGCTGCGGGAAAAGCACGCTGATGAACATCATTGCCGGCCTGGAGGAACCGTCCGCGGGCCAGCTGCAACTGGACGGTCGCGACATCACGCCGTTGCCGCCGGCCGATCGCAACATCTCGATGGTGTTCCAGTCCTACGCGCTTTACCCGAATATGACGGTGGCCAAGAACATCGAATTCCCGCTGGCGATGCGCAAGGTCGAAAAAAGCAAGCGCGCGGAGCGTGTCAAGAGCGTCGCCAAGCTGCTGCAGATCGAGCACCTGCTCGAACGCAAGCCGCGCCAGCTATCGGGCGGCCAGCGCCAGCGCGTCGCCATCGGACGGGCCCTGGCGCGCGAGCCACGGCTCTATCTGTTCGACGAGCCCTTGTCCAACCTCGACGCCCAGTTGCGGCTGGACATGCGTACCGAAATCAAGAAGCTGCACCAGCGCCTGGGCGCGACCATCGTCTACGTCACACACGACCAGATAGAAGCCATGACGCTCGCTACGCGCATTGCCGTCATGAAAGGCGGCGTGCTGCAGCAACTGGGCACCCCTTACGAGGTCTACAACCGCCCCGCCAACACCTTCGTCGCGGGTTTCATGGGCTCGCCGCGCATGAATTTGATCAAGGCGCGACTGGCGCAGAACAGCAGTGGCCTGGCGCTGGACATCCAGACCGGGACGCGCCCGCCTGTGCGCATCGATCTGCCCGACATGCCGTCCGCGATGAGCGCCCACATCGGCAGCGAAGTGATCGCAGGCATCCGCGCCGAGGCTGTAAACCTGGCGCGCGCAGGCATGGTTGCAGGCCAGACAGAGCGTGTCTTCGATGCCCGCGTCGAAGTGATCGAACCCACCGGGGCCGACACGCTGGTGGTGCTCGATCTCGGCGGCAACGAATTCACGGTGCGGCTGGAACCCGATGTCTCGCTGAAGCCGGGACAGGATGCGCGCTTCTTCGTCGACCTCGCCAAGCTGGTGTGCTTCGACGCCAAGACCGAGAGACTGATCGCGTGA